The window TGGACTGAGAGCCAGGCTACATCCCTACGCCCCACCTCCTCACCTttctactcctcctcctcctccttctcctcctcctcctgtctctctctctctctctctgcttccaTTCCATTTGAGCCGCTTTTCTGCTATCTCCATGGCAGAGGGAGACGAAGATCAAACTATTGATCGTCCGATCTTTGCAGTAGCAAATGATACTTCTCCATTCTCATGTCCGTTTCTCTTAGGAAACCCCCATGAGCATGGAGCAGATGGCAGAGGTTTCCACCCACCCCGGCAACAGCTACCGCAACAAGAGGCAAGTAACTTCTGCTGCACCAAATATAGTTCATGACTAGTTCTGGTGCAACAGGACTTGATGCTTGCAACTAATTTATGGCAGACCGTGGATCAGTCGAGTGATCATTGGATATCACGTCCCACCAGAGATCAAGATATCGGGAAGACGATCGAGTTGAATTGGTGCAAAGATGAAGAACGTCATGAGTGGACGTCTTCTGAGATGCGGATCATGAAGAAGACGACGAGCTCGGAAGATGGCACACCGAGGGGATGCAGGCAAACCAATTGCAGCATCAATCCTCCAGCTGATATTACCAGAGTCTGCTCCATCTGCAAGACAACAAAAACTCCTCTGTGGAGAGGTGGCCCTCGCGGCCCCAAGGTATACAACTGTTAATGTTTTGGAGGCTCCCAAATGAACCACGGGCAAATGTAACTGCAGTCCGAGTTGTTTATCTTGCCCGTCCTTCTTTGTGCAGTCCCTTTGTAATGCTTGCGGGATAAGACAGCGGAAGGCGCGACGGGCCATGGAAGCTGCTGCCAGAGGCGGCGGAGGACTAATCCGCAGTGATGCTCCAACTAAGATGCGGAAAGAGAAGAAGCCAAACATGCGTCGAATTCTCCCATTCAAGAAGCGGTGCAAGATCACCACTGCAAGCACTTCTCAGAAGCAGCTCGGCGTGGAAGATGTCGAGATCGGTCTGAGTTCCAATTCAGCCTTCTATGAAGTGTTCCCGCAAGATGAAAGGGATGCAGCTACCTTGTTGATGGCTCTCTCTTGTGGCCTAATTCGAGGTTGAGCATTGCTTTCCCTCTGGGAGAGCTACGTTGACTCTTGCACTCATGGGCTAATTATTAGATCGTGACAGTGTGAGCTCATAGTATGTTTCTGTCGTGTGAGGGAGGGTAAGAAGCGTTCGAGTGAGCTAGTAAACCGGTGAAGGCACTGTGTGATCAATTGATCATTATTTTCACTGTCATCAACCATTTCTTGTGATCGAACCTCGGTCTTTCTCCTGTTCCAATGCACATGCATCAGAGATATCAGCTCTTCTATCAAAGGTGTTCACGATTCCTAGCTTCTGAAAACTAGTCATTTGTGTAGGGCAAAATCTCACAGAGTTGATGAGCTTCATCACCATCACGACCAAACTAAGGGGGCAATGGACTATGAATTCCACAGGTAAATATCCTGTAAGAGAAACAATCTCATCTCAAAAATCATGTTGCAGTCCGTACCAAAGAAGACTCTGGCTGTATGCCTGCGACGCTTCACGCTTTGTACCCTACATGAGATGGAGAAATGGATATTCTACTCAGATGTCCGCAGTAGCAGATGGCGAATATTGCAGTGCCGACCAGTATGTTGGGTTGCTGCTGCTTTGCATAAACTTGATGTGTTGTCAATTCAGAAGCAACGATCCAAAGAATAAAGAAGATCCACCTGCAGATCATTGCTTCAGGCATGCAAGTTTACCCAGTTTGCAGGTGTTTGATCGATGAGAAGCTTAAAACTTGCAGCATCAACCTGCCAACAGTGGAAATGTTTGCGCAGATGTTTGATGAATGATATTAATCGTAAGCAGTTACAAACTGGGTGGAGCTGCCTGTGGTTTTGGTTTAGCTGATCTGGACCCTGTCTACTTGCTATCTGGTGGGGGCTTCTTGGTTTTGGCTTCATGTACTCTTAGATGTTGATCATGAATTTGTGGTGGAATGGTGTCTGACAAGTACCAGTTGGTAATTCAGATCAGACTACAGTTTTGGTGGTCTCGACCTATGATTTTGAAGTGTTTGTTTTGTAGCTGTACAAATCCTCCAAAAGAACGCAGCAACTGTGCAAGTCCTCCAAAAGAACACAGCAACTGTACAAATCCTCCAAAAGACCACAGCAGCCGTACCATGGATCAGCTGGTAGATTTGGATCTCCTTTGTGACACTAAATTAGTGTCTCCATAACTATTGAATTGATCTCATGACTACAAACAAGTCTCACGTCTTCTATTTTGTCACTTTCAAACATAGCGACTTCTGCATGATCAGAACACCAAGTGCATGGACTCATGAAAAGAAGAATTTGCTGCCTCAGTTCATATGCCCTAAGAAATGATAGCAGAGGGTGGATGAATCATGGCGAAGTGGAACTTCGAAGAACATCTTCTTAGTTGAATCTGAACCTTTAAGGCAGCATTGGGCCTAGAAAACCAGAACCCAACCCGAAGTCATTGTTATTCTGATAACCATATTTGTTTTCTGATCCTACTGCTTCAATGAACCCCACCAAGCAAGCAATTGCATCCAATAAATCCCAGCTGAGTGAGTCCAACCCAAATTGCAACCTTCGACAGCCAATGATATCATCGAATTCCCTAACGAGGAACATGAAATCGAGCAGAGCATCTCTGTATATTTATATAAATCCTATCCTCACCATGTCAGATCATTAAATTAAAAGGGTTGGGTCGATGAATAAAGGAGGAAGCCGAATGAATTGATATGGTCACATCATGCTTTGATTCCATCTCCCACCCACTCTTTCTCCTTGTTCGTCGTGCCTGCCTCTGATGGCGATAGGTTACACGGTGGGTTGCATAGTTTACTGCTCCCGGTGGTAGTACCGACGCACCATTAAAGAACGCCATTATGGCCGGGAAGGCTATCCCTGCCACAATATCCTATAACTTGCTTTCCTTGTAATGGGAAGATATGGATGTCGCTGTCGTCGTCACTTGTCAGGGCCGCTTTGAATCCATGCACGCTGTGATGCTCACGgtcaacaccaccaccaccaccttctctTCGTGTTCTGGTTTTTTTGCAGCGGCAACCGGTGTTCATGGTGTGTGATGCTTGCAATGGCAACAAAAGCTTCTCCTGTTTGAGTTCTACCTTGCAGAAGCAACCAGTGTCGTTGCAGCAATAAAGAAACTGATTCCATGGCCATGCTCTAGAATTTGCGTGCAACCAGGCACTGACTGCGACAAGAAGACTCGCATGCAAGCCAAGATGAATCAACTGATGTCACAGCCATCTCGGTCAGCTGTACTTCGTGGACTCCGCAGGAGCTCCGGGTTACTTGAGCACCCCGGGCTTCAGTCTTCGTTCTTCACTTATCAGGTGACAAACCACAGAGAGAGCACAAGTACAATTAGCTCAAACGAAGGATCCTAGTTGCATTACTTTATGCCTAATGCTCTCACCCAGGCAACAATATTTATGTGGAACATGAGTCGAAGCAGAATTGCCAAAGCAAGAAAGGGGTCAGGATCTTAACCTGACTCCAATTGTTTTTGTGCAGCAGTAGGTGGGACAACAGCTCTCGAGAAAGATGCTTTTGGTTAGGTTAATTCCACCAAAAGCAGGATGGCTTGATGCAGCCATTAGTATATTACTGGCCAAAGAGTTACAGCAAAGCACAGAGGGGGGAAAGCTAAAGGAGGGCATTCTTAATTGGGCGCCTAGCTCGAGTGCTGCCTTAAAGACATGGCCACCACATGCAGGTGGCTGGATCAAAGGTTATATTATCCCATTTCTAATCGTGTGGAACGGATTGGATATTAGATGAtaattttgtgtgtgtgtgcgtagggagagaaaattttgggaagaagatgaagatgacGACAGGAGGTTGGTGGGTTGGATTCTATAGAACGGACCTCACATGTGGCCCCCCAATGGTCTATGGTACATTACAATCATAGAGTTGGGGCGATGCCACCATTAAATATCGTGCACTGTGAAAGCTCATCCACATTTACTTAGCATCGCTAACAGCTCTGTTCTTCTCTACTTTCACTCTCTCTTTGCTCTCCTTtgcccccctcccccccaccTCCTTCTCTCTCTTCGATCCGTCGTCGTCCTCATCGTAGCGTGCTGGAAAACGCACACAACCATCCAAAACGACAGAGCTTTGCAGCATGGATAAGTTGTTGATCATATGGCTGGCAGCATCAGTTATCGTGGTGACGGTGATCCTCTGCAAGAGTCGGAAGCTGAAGAGGAGAACGAGAGCTGCTCGTCTCCCCAAAGGAGCCCTCGGCTGGCCTCTTATCGGAGAGACGCTCGAGTTCGTGTCCTGCGCCTACTCGCCTCGCCCGGAGAGCTTCATGGACAAGCGCCGTCTCGTGTACGTAGATGTGTTACCAGCTCATGCATGCTTGTGTGATCATGATGTTGTGAGGTAGGGTTTATGCCATGTACGAATCTTTTAGGTATGGGAAGGTGTTCAAGTCGCATATCTTCGGAAGTCCAACGATCGTGTCAACCGATGCAGAAGTCAGTCGGTTCATCCTGCAAAGTGATGAGAAGTCCTTCGTGCCATGGTATCCCAAATCGCT of the Musa acuminata AAA Group cultivar baxijiao chromosome BXJ3-2, Cavendish_Baxijiao_AAA, whole genome shotgun sequence genome contains:
- the LOC103975348 gene encoding protein CYTOKININ-RESPONSIVE GATA TRANSCRIPTION FACTOR 1-like encodes the protein MAEGDEDQTIDRPIFAVANDTSPFSCPFLLGNPHEHGADGRGFHPPRQQLPQQETVDQSSDHWISRPTRDQDIGKTIELNWCKDEERHEWTSSEMRIMKKTTSSEDGTPRGCRQTNCSINPPADITRVCSICKTTKTPLWRGGPRGPKSLCNACGIRQRKARRAMEAAARGGGGLIRSDAPTKMRKEKKPNMRRILPFKKRCKITTASTSQKQLGVEDVEIGLSSNSAFYEVFPQDERDAATLLMALSCGLIRG